The following are from one region of the Anguilla rostrata isolate EN2019 chromosome 7, ASM1855537v3, whole genome shotgun sequence genome:
- the LOC135259787 gene encoding sulfotransferase 4A1-like — MAESEPETPSTPIEFESKYFEYNGVRLPPFCRGKMEEISNFSLRSSDIWIVTYPKSGTSLLQELVYLVSQGADLDEIGLMNIDEQLPVLEYPQPGLDIIQELTSPRLIKSHLPYRFLPSAMHNGEGKVIYMARNPKDLVVSYYQFHRSLRTMSYRGTFQEFCRRFMNEKLGYGSWFEHVQEFWEHRMDSNVLFLKHEDMFKDLDTLVGRLARFLGVACDKVQQESLVESCHQLIEQCCGSDALSACRGRVGLWKDIFTVSMNDKFDAVYQEKMGESDLSFDFGL; from the exons ATGGCCGAGAGCGAACCAGAGACGCCCAGCACTCCGATAGAGTTTGAGAGCAAATACTTCGAATATAACGGAGTAAGGCTGCCTCCCTTCTGCCGAGGGAAGATGGAGGAAATTTCCAACTTCTCGCTTAGAAGTAGTGACATATGGATAGTCACCTATCCCAAGTCAG GGACCAGTCTGTTGCAGGAGCTGGTGTATCTGGTGAGTCAGGGGGCAGACCTGGATGAGATAGGGCTGATGAACATCGACGAGCAGCTGCCAGTTCTGGAGTATCCCCAACCGGGCCTGGACATCATCCAG GAGCTGACGTCACCGCGCCTGATAAAGAGTCACCTGCCCTACCGCTTCCTCCCTTCCGCCATGCACAATGGAGAGGGCAAG GTGATCTACATGGCCAGGAACCCCAAAGACCTGGTGGTGTCCTACTACCAGTTCCACCGCTCCCTCAGGACCATGAGCTACAGGGGCACCTTCCAGGAGTTCTGCCGCAGGTTCATGAATGAAAAAC TGGGGTATGGCTCCTGGTTCGAGCATGTTCAGGAATTCTGGGAACATCGCATGGACTCCAATGTTCTCTTCTTGAAACACGAAGACATGTTTAAG GACCTGGACACGCTGGTGGGACGTCTGGCGCGCTTCCTGGGCGTGGCCTGTGATAAGGTGCAGCAGGAGAGCCTGGTGGAGAGCTGTCACCAGCTGATCGAGCAGTGCTGTGGCTCCGATGCTCTGTCTGCCTGCAGGG GGCGTGTGGGGCTGTGGAAAGACATCTTCACTGTTTCCATGAACGACAAGTTTGATGCAGTGTACCAGGAAAAAATGGGAGAGTCTGATCTTAGCTTTGACTTTGGTCTTTAA